A window of Microscilla marina ATCC 23134 contains these coding sequences:
- a CDS encoding CPBP family intramembrane glutamic endopeptidase — MLDQSEVTPRSTVVSQLLILTGCLFIGLFLIGPLLAFLAILPFYDNLTFAGMTNFISNPPNNTEGRMLILALQGVTALVGFILVPWVYLRWFEHKSIASLNERKTSMLPLILAVIIVLVVMPFMSSVIHWNANLELPAFLSEFEQAAKAKEEQLAKLTAFLTNIGSLPELLIATFIIALLPGIGEELIFRGLIQKKFSYLMSPHLAIWLSAFLFSALHLQFYGLVPRMLLGVLFGYIYYWSGNLWLPVLAHFLNNAFTLLMIYLYKQKVVSFDIQTTNYSTFWVVLSLIGSAALLWLLYTQTLKVPSTQNQEDIHYAGENN, encoded by the coding sequence ATGCTTGACCAATCTGAAGTAACCCCCAGATCTACTGTTGTCTCACAGCTATTGATATTGACTGGGTGCTTATTCATCGGTTTATTTTTAATAGGTCCATTACTGGCATTTTTGGCTATTTTACCGTTTTACGACAACCTCACCTTTGCCGGAATGACCAACTTTATCAGCAACCCTCCCAACAATACTGAAGGTAGAATGCTGATTCTGGCTTTGCAAGGAGTTACAGCATTGGTAGGATTTATTCTGGTGCCTTGGGTATACTTGCGTTGGTTTGAGCACAAAAGCATCGCCAGCCTCAACGAGCGAAAAACTTCAATGCTTCCCCTTATACTTGCCGTGATCATTGTATTAGTAGTTATGCCCTTTATGTCATCAGTGATTCATTGGAACGCCAACCTGGAACTCCCCGCTTTTTTGTCAGAGTTTGAGCAAGCCGCCAAAGCCAAAGAAGAACAACTTGCCAAACTTACTGCTTTCCTGACCAACATAGGTAGCCTGCCCGAACTTTTGATTGCCACTTTCATCATTGCTCTGTTGCCCGGTATTGGCGAAGAACTTATCTTTCGGGGGCTAATCCAGAAAAAATTTTCTTACCTTATGAGCCCCCACCTGGCAATATGGTTGAGCGCTTTTTTGTTTAGTGCCCTCCACCTACAATTTTATGGTTTGGTGCCACGTATGTTGCTGGGGGTATTGTTTGGGTACATTTATTACTGGTCGGGCAATTTGTGGCTACCTGTGCTGGCACATTTCCTCAATAATGCTTTTACCTTGTTGATGATTTATCTTTACAAGCAAAAAGTCGTTTCTTTTGATATTCAAACTACCAACTACTCTACTTTTTGGGTGGTGCTTTCGCTGATTGGCTCAGCGGCTTTGCTGTGGTTATTGTATACGCAAACATTGAAAGTACCCTCCACCCAAAACCAAGAGGACATACATTACGCAGGAGAAAACAACTAA
- the tpiA gene encoding triose-phosphate isomerase, with the protein MRQNIVAGNWKMNNTLDEGLKLTSEVVNMVQDELTNNNVQVILGCPFVHLTSVQKLTNGTKLALSAQNCHEEAKGAYTGEISATMLKSVPVQYVIIGHSERRQYFGESHDTLTKKTDTLLAHNLTPIFCCGESLDIREKGEHVAYVCNQLKDSLFHLSAEDFARLVIAYEPIWAIGTGVTASNEQAQEMHLAIRSFIADKYGKEVAEGTPILYGGSVKPDNAKALFACPDVDGGLVGGASLKSRDFVDIAKSF; encoded by the coding sequence ATGAGACAAAATATAGTTGCTGGAAACTGGAAAATGAACAACACCCTTGATGAAGGACTCAAGCTTACCTCTGAGGTGGTAAATATGGTGCAAGATGAACTTACAAACAACAATGTACAAGTAATTTTGGGTTGCCCTTTTGTTCATTTGACCAGTGTACAAAAGCTTACCAATGGTACTAAATTAGCCTTGAGTGCGCAAAATTGCCACGAAGAAGCCAAAGGAGCTTACACTGGAGAAATATCGGCAACTATGCTAAAGTCGGTACCTGTGCAATATGTGATTATAGGGCACAGCGAGCGTCGTCAGTATTTTGGCGAAAGCCACGATACCCTTACTAAAAAAACCGATACTTTGCTGGCGCACAACCTCACTCCAATTTTTTGTTGTGGCGAGTCGTTAGACATCCGCGAAAAGGGTGAGCATGTAGCGTATGTGTGCAATCAGCTCAAGGACAGCTTGTTTCACCTAAGCGCCGAAGATTTTGCCAGGTTGGTGATTGCCTATGAGCCCATTTGGGCGATTGGCACTGGAGTAACCGCCTCTAACGAACAGGCGCAGGAAATGCACCTTGCCATCAGAAGCTTTATTGCCGATAAGTATGGCAAAGAGGTAGCTGAGGGTACCCCTATTTTGTATGGTGGGAGTGTAAAACCTGACAATGCCAAAGCACTATTTGCCTGCCCCGATGTAGACGGAGGTTTGGTAGGTGGAGCCTCTCTTAAGTCGCGCGACTTTGTGGATATTGCCAAAAGTTTTTAA
- a CDS encoding Glu/Leu/Phe/Val family dehydrogenase has protein sequence MAYIEPAPIKDTENPLESMMQRFNTAFELLGFDEEMYDILKVPAKQVVVGLPVTMDNGKIKIFEGYRVIHSNILGPAKGGLRFDPGVNLNEVKALAAWMTWKCAVVDIPYGGAKGGVTCNPREMSAGELERLMRTYTQTMLGVFGPDRDIPAPDMGTGPREMAWLMDEYSKANGMTVHSVVTGKPLVLGGSEGRVEATGRGVMVCALVGMEKLRVNPYHATCAVQGFGNVGSHAARLLHERGVKVVAISDVTGAYYNKKGIDIKAAMEYTEKNNRSLAGFKGGEKIDPADLLTLEVDVLVPAAMEDVIVETNAPKIRAKMIVEGANGPTSAKADKILNEKGILAVPDILANAGGVSVSYFEWVQNRLGYKWTAERIKRRSDRIMKEAFERVYATSLEYKVPMRIAAYIVALKKVADTYQFRGGY, from the coding sequence ATGGCTTACATTGAGCCCGCTCCTATCAAAGACACCGAAAATCCATTAGAATCGATGATGCAACGATTCAATACAGCATTTGAATTGTTGGGTTTCGATGAAGAAATGTACGACATTCTGAAAGTACCTGCCAAACAAGTAGTGGTTGGTCTGCCAGTAACAATGGATAACGGCAAAATCAAAATATTTGAAGGCTATCGCGTAATTCACTCCAATATTTTAGGTCCAGCCAAAGGAGGGCTTCGTTTTGACCCTGGTGTAAACCTCAACGAGGTAAAAGCACTGGCTGCCTGGATGACCTGGAAATGTGCCGTGGTAGATATTCCCTACGGAGGTGCCAAAGGAGGCGTAACCTGCAACCCCCGCGAAATGTCAGCGGGTGAGTTAGAGCGCTTAATGCGTACCTATACTCAAACTATGCTGGGCGTTTTTGGTCCCGATCGAGACATTCCTGCCCCCGATATGGGTACGGGTCCTCGCGAGATGGCGTGGTTGATGGATGAATACTCAAAAGCAAATGGTATGACTGTACACTCGGTAGTGACAGGTAAACCATTGGTATTGGGTGGCTCAGAAGGTAGGGTAGAAGCTACCGGACGTGGAGTAATGGTGTGTGCTTTGGTAGGCATGGAAAAACTACGGGTAAACCCATACCACGCCACTTGTGCGGTACAAGGTTTTGGTAATGTAGGTTCGCATGCTGCCCGTTTACTACACGAACGTGGAGTAAAAGTGGTGGCAATCAGTGATGTAACAGGTGCTTATTACAACAAGAAAGGCATAGACATCAAGGCCGCCATGGAGTATACCGAAAAGAACAACCGTTCTTTGGCAGGCTTTAAAGGGGGAGAAAAAATTGACCCGGCAGATTTGCTTACCCTGGAAGTAGATGTACTAGTACCTGCAGCGATGGAAGATGTAATTGTAGAAACCAACGCACCAAAAATCAGAGCTAAAATGATTGTAGAAGGTGCCAATGGACCTACTTCGGCAAAAGCAGATAAAATCCTCAACGAAAAAGGTATTCTTGCGGTGCCCGATATTTTGGCAAATGCAGGTGGGGTATCTGTATCTTACTTTGAGTGGGTACAAAACAGACTAGGTTATAAATGGACAGCTGAGCGTATCAAACGTCGTAGTGATCGCATTATGAAAGAAGCTTTTGAACGCGTATATGCTACTTCACTAGAGTACAAAGTGCCCATGCGTATTGCGGCTTATATAGTAGCTTTGAAAAAAGTAGCAGATACTTACCAGTTCCGTGGTGGCTATTAG
- a CDS encoding N-acetyltransferase → MQYLITKALNDAQKEQIRTIWNRVYPAQVAHQNIISFEKYLAPLHNTTHWLVQNKQPIIKGWLTTFDRDDDRWFAMLLNDNIQGQGVGSELLRRAQAQNKVLNGWVIDHNDYVRKDGQAYISPVEFYLKNNFQVLTDQRFKTEQLSLVKIRWEA, encoded by the coding sequence ATGCAATATTTGATTACGAAAGCACTAAATGATGCACAAAAAGAACAAATTCGCACAATATGGAACAGGGTATACCCAGCCCAAGTAGCTCATCAAAACATTATAAGCTTTGAAAAATACCTTGCTCCGCTCCACAATACCACGCATTGGTTGGTGCAAAACAAACAGCCCATCATAAAAGGTTGGCTCACTACTTTCGACCGCGACGATGATCGTTGGTTTGCCATGTTGCTCAATGACAACATACAAGGACAAGGCGTTGGTTCTGAACTGTTACGCCGCGCTCAGGCGCAAAACAAGGTACTCAATGGCTGGGTAATTGACCATAACGACTATGTGCGCAAAGACGGGCAAGCATACATTTCACCTGTTGAGTTTTATCTCAAAAATAACTTTCAAGTATTGACCGACCAACGGTTTAAAACTGAGCAATTGTCATTGGTAAAAATAAGGTGGGAGGCGTAG
- a CDS encoding TrkH family potassium uptake protein yields the protein MNLVWGFFLYTVIGFLLLSIPIFHKTSVSFLDTLFISTSAISTTGLVTVSVYDSYNFFGQLIVMVLFQIGGIGYMTLTTYYLLFTTQKIGHWHKKVVGAEFTLPKTIKIRDFVKSVIVFTLIMEVIGAICFFIAFRQTGMETLKAVWFSVFHSVSAFCTAGFGLFNNSFESYSSNALINTIISVLAIAGSLGFIVITDLWYRITGKSNSVSFTTKIITYGFVILLFLGTTLVYFTEPSIRSSDSRLVESFFQAMTAMTTVGFNTISTGNLSLPILLFVTFLMYIGASPSGTAGGMKITTLTAMISILKSRLFGQKRISFLNRTIPFERLYVATSTFMMYTSIIFLFTFLLTFTERFEFQRILFEVASALGTVGLSTGITGDLSNTGKALTIVLMFIGRVGVLTFGFALLERKNKSKEESIEDDLAV from the coding sequence ATGAATTTAGTTTGGGGTTTCTTTCTCTACACTGTTATAGGTTTTTTACTTTTATCAATTCCAATATTTCACAAAACAAGCGTCAGTTTCCTCGACACCTTGTTCATTTCTACCTCTGCCATTTCTACTACAGGGCTTGTCACTGTCAGTGTATATGACTCTTACAATTTTTTTGGACAGTTGATCGTAATGGTGCTCTTTCAAATTGGTGGCATTGGATATATGACCCTCACCACATACTACTTGCTTTTTACAACACAAAAAATTGGTCATTGGCATAAAAAAGTAGTAGGAGCAGAATTTACCTTACCAAAAACTATTAAAATTCGGGATTTTGTAAAAAGTGTCATTGTATTTACACTTATAATGGAGGTCATAGGAGCAATATGTTTCTTCATTGCTTTCAGACAGACAGGTATGGAGACTTTGAAAGCAGTTTGGTTTTCAGTATTCCATAGTGTATCTGCATTTTGTACTGCCGGCTTTGGCTTGTTTAACAATAGTTTTGAGAGCTATAGCAGCAATGCACTCATCAATACAATTATCTCAGTTTTAGCCATTGCTGGTTCGCTTGGCTTTATAGTAATTACAGACCTATGGTACAGAATTACAGGAAAATCGAACAGTGTGTCATTTACTACTAAAATAATTACTTATGGTTTTGTGATACTCCTGTTTTTAGGCACTACTTTGGTTTATTTTACCGAACCTTCAATTCGTTCCTCCGACTCTCGCTTGGTTGAATCATTCTTTCAGGCAATGACTGCCATGACAACTGTTGGTTTTAATACTATTTCGACGGGTAATTTAAGCCTGCCTATTTTGCTGTTTGTTACTTTTTTAATGTACATAGGTGCCTCGCCTTCGGGAACAGCGGGTGGTATGAAAATAACAACTTTAACGGCGATGATTTCTATACTCAAAAGTAGATTGTTTGGGCAAAAACGCATTTCTTTTTTGAACAGAACCATTCCTTTTGAGCGGCTATATGTGGCTACTTCCACTTTCATGATGTACACCAGTATTATTTTCCTGTTTACATTTTTGTTGACGTTCACCGAGCGTTTTGAATTTCAAAGAATCCTCTTTGAAGTAGCCTCTGCTTTGGGAACTGTAGGGCTAAGTACAGGAATTACAGGGGATTTGTCTAACACGGGAAAAGCATTGACCATAGTATTAATGTTTATAGGAAGAGTGGGGGTTTTGACATTTGGGTTTGCGTTGCTTGAAAGAAAAAACAAAAGCAAAGAGGAGTCAATAGAGGACGATTTAGCAGTTTAG
- a CDS encoding phosphatidate cytidylyltransferase — MNEDNSVKTDQNTKKKGSAELKQRIIAGLAGLGIILGALFWHPWSYFSIFLLISLITQREFYQLTGLRKKQDLQIYGIVLGAATNVLIFLYFYSPLPVAAVKFYTLVFPALFAAFLLELYRKNNPTPFQDLGWWFLGIMYIAVPFALLHFVAFYVPGKYSPTNILGVLFLIWANDIGAYFTGKAFGKHSLFPRISPKKTWEGSIGGMVTTLLVAILLSFIFNGLQAWQWLGIVVIVILAGTSGDLIESMFKRSIHIKDSGSTIPGHGGFLDRFDALLMAIPFIVAFLQIF; from the coding sequence ATGAATGAAGACAATTCAGTGAAAACTGATCAAAACACTAAAAAAAAGGGAAGTGCAGAGTTAAAACAAAGAATAATAGCCGGGCTTGCCGGATTAGGAATTATTTTAGGAGCTTTGTTTTGGCACCCGTGGAGTTATTTCAGTATATTTTTGCTTATTTCCCTGATTACCCAACGCGAGTTTTATCAATTGACTGGCCTGCGTAAAAAACAAGACTTACAAATTTACGGCATTGTACTGGGGGCAGCTACCAACGTGCTCATTTTCCTCTACTTTTACAGCCCGTTGCCAGTGGCGGCAGTCAAATTTTACACTCTGGTTTTCCCGGCATTATTTGCTGCTTTTTTACTAGAGCTTTACCGCAAAAACAACCCCACCCCTTTTCAAGATTTGGGCTGGTGGTTTTTAGGCATTATGTACATTGCGGTTCCTTTTGCTTTGCTGCATTTTGTGGCTTTTTATGTCCCTGGCAAATATAGTCCTACCAATATATTAGGGGTGTTGTTTTTGATTTGGGCAAACGATATTGGAGCGTATTTTACTGGTAAAGCTTTTGGCAAACACTCCTTGTTTCCACGCATTTCGCCAAAAAAAACCTGGGAAGGAAGCATAGGCGGAATGGTTACAACCTTACTTGTGGCCATATTGTTATCATTTATTTTCAATGGTTTACAAGCCTGGCAATGGCTCGGTATAGTGGTCATTGTTATTCTGGCGGGTACCTCTGGCGATCTAATAGAATCTATGTTTAAACGCAGCATTCATATCAAAGATTCGGGCAGTACCATACCCGGTCACGGGGGCTTTTTAGACCGATTTGATGCCCTATTAATGGCTATTCCTTTTATTGTTGCTTTTCTGCAAATATTTTAA
- the dusB gene encoding tRNA dihydrouridine synthase DusB — protein sequence MVKIGNIEVGEFPLLLAPMEDVSDPPFRAACKQNGADVMYTEFIAAEGLIRDAHKSVQKLDIYDYERPIGIQIFGANIESMRLAADIVERTQPEILDINYGCPVKKVACKGAGAGILQDLPKMQKMTEEIVKRVKLPVTVKTRLGWDDSSIKIMEVAKRLQDVGIKALSIHGRTRKQMYKGEANWEPIAEVKNNPDIHIPIFGNGDIDTPEKALEYKNRYGIDGIMIGRAAIGYPWIFNEIKHYMATGKKLAPPTLEQRVAVCHQHLVHSVEWKGEKQGVFEMRRHYTNYFRGFHGFKPFRTRLVEAGSPQEVIDILGEVGVHYANKTLV from the coding sequence GTGGTAAAGATAGGAAATATAGAAGTAGGCGAGTTTCCGTTATTGTTGGCGCCTATGGAAGATGTAAGCGACCCTCCGTTTAGAGCTGCTTGTAAGCAAAACGGCGCTGATGTAATGTATACTGAGTTTATAGCTGCCGAAGGCTTGATTCGCGATGCACATAAGAGTGTACAAAAGCTGGATATTTATGACTATGAGCGCCCCATTGGGATTCAAATATTTGGAGCAAATATAGAGTCTATGCGCCTGGCGGCTGACATAGTAGAGCGTACCCAACCCGAAATATTAGATATAAACTATGGTTGCCCAGTAAAAAAAGTGGCTTGTAAAGGAGCTGGTGCAGGTATTTTGCAAGACTTGCCCAAGATGCAAAAAATGACCGAGGAAATTGTAAAACGGGTAAAGCTGCCAGTAACGGTAAAAACGCGTCTGGGCTGGGACGATAGTTCGATTAAGATCATGGAGGTGGCAAAACGCTTGCAAGACGTAGGGATCAAGGCATTGAGCATCCACGGGCGTACCCGCAAGCAAATGTATAAGGGAGAGGCCAATTGGGAGCCCATTGCTGAGGTAAAAAATAACCCAGATATTCATATTCCCATTTTTGGCAATGGTGACATTGACACTCCCGAAAAGGCATTAGAATACAAAAATCGTTATGGGATAGACGGTATTATGATTGGACGTGCCGCCATTGGTTACCCTTGGATTTTTAACGAAATAAAACACTATATGGCAACAGGCAAAAAACTGGCTCCTCCTACCCTGGAGCAGCGGGTAGCAGTGTGTCACCAACACCTGGTGCATTCGGTAGAGTGGAAAGGTGAAAAACAAGGGGTTTTTGAAATGCGTCGCCATTATACCAACTACTTCAGGGGTTTTCACGGATTTAAGCCTTTCCGTACTCGCCTGGTAGAAGCTGGTTCGCCTCAAGAGGTCATTGATATTTTGGGCGAAGTAGGTGTACACTATGCCAATAAAACACTGGTATAA